A genomic segment from Arcobacter acticola encodes:
- a CDS encoding GGDEF domain-containing protein: MKNKILELIKSSATNEDDFKSLVTIFNLHEQLQYATNIKQAAEDIYEWLNKEFKVDNLNFSLFDINKNYKEEILVKGEEFFLDDNLSHFFIINTHTSLNATVSFSVTSKVHFKIIEAKYNTIEAAFLQISPIIQSCILKKNYIESSSLDSVTNVYNRNYLIENLTTHLRLSNNKQNEIYFLMVGIDHFKAVIDEFDYDIADKVLIELAKIIHSNINEFDMVGRLNGDEFLVSILNNVNDQQAEQIAKKIISDFAEISILVNEKTKQRLKKTICIGFEVYDLNSQSTITDCIKNADIALYEAKNKGRSQFFKFSDLSDEDTIDLF; this comes from the coding sequence ATGAAAAACAAAATTTTAGAACTTATAAAATCATCTGCAACAAATGAAGATGACTTTAAATCCTTAGTTACTATTTTTAATCTTCATGAACAATTACAGTATGCCACAAATATAAAACAAGCTGCTGAAGATATTTATGAATGGTTAAATAAAGAATTTAAAGTTGATAATCTAAATTTTTCTTTATTTGATATAAATAAAAATTATAAAGAAGAAATTTTAGTTAAAGGTGAAGAGTTCTTTTTAGATGATAATTTATCACACTTTTTTATAATCAATACTCATACAAGCTTAAATGCAACAGTTTCTTTTAGTGTTACTTCAAAAGTTCATTTTAAAATAATTGAAGCTAAATATAATACAATTGAAGCTGCATTTTTACAAATATCACCAATAATTCAATCGTGTATTTTAAAGAAAAACTATATAGAATCTTCTTCTTTAGACTCTGTAACAAATGTTTACAATAGAAACTACTTAATAGAAAATCTTACAACTCATCTTAGACTTTCAAATAATAAACAAAATGAGATTTATTTTTTAATGGTTGGTATTGACCATTTTAAAGCAGTTATTGATGAGTTTGATTATGATATTGCAGATAAAGTTTTAATTGAACTTGCCAAAATAATTCACTCAAATATAAATGAGTTTGATATGGTTGGAAGATTAAATGGAGATGAATTTTTAGTCTCTATTTTAAATAATGTAAATGATCAGCAAGCAGAGCAAATTGCAAAAAAAATTATTTCAGATTTTGCAGAAATTAGTATTTTAGTAAATGAAAAAACTAAGCAAAGACTTAAAAAAACTATTTGTATAGGATTTGAAGTTTATGATTTAAATTCTCAATCTACAATTACAGATTGTATTAAAAATGCTGATATTGCGCTTTATGAAGCAAAAAACAAAGGACGAAGTCAATTTTTTAAATTTAGTGATTTAAGTGATGAGGATACAATAGATTTATTTTAA
- a CDS encoding formate dehydrogenase subunit gamma has translation MLKYLIILLSISSLVFGYTTVSEANQDLITTMLAYGKEGSVYLDEVFVALQTKIFKNAYLGIIVIVPLVFLVHYLIIGPKKFKHDGKKYYVFTLFNRIIHGIAAVSFMLLIPTGLIMMFGSVFGGGEFVRACKDIHAVTTILFVISVIPMFIMWFKNMLFTGDDIKWFMILGGYLSKEKKPIPAGKFNAGQKMWFWVCTIGGVAMIYTGVTIYVNDLNIAVLTMFGLTKIEMLRLCIIVHNVVGMAMTALFFTHVYMSMFAIKGAIHSIINGYKEEEEVEILHSTYYKELNKTK, from the coding sequence ATGTTGAAATATTTAATTATCTTACTGAGTATATCATCTTTAGTGTTTGGATATACAACTGTTAGTGAAGCTAATCAGGATTTAATTACTACCATGTTAGCTTATGGAAAAGAAGGAAGTGTTTATTTAGATGAAGTTTTTGTAGCCCTTCAAACAAAAATCTTTAAAAATGCATATTTAGGAATTATTGTAATTGTTCCTTTAGTATTTTTAGTACATTACTTAATAATTGGACCAAAAAAGTTCAAACATGATGGTAAAAAATATTATGTTTTTACTTTATTTAATAGAATCATTCATGGTATTGCAGCTGTTTCATTTATGCTATTAATTCCTACAGGTTTAATTATGATGTTTGGATCTGTTTTTGGTGGTGGAGAGTTTGTGAGAGCTTGTAAAGATATTCATGCTGTTACTACAATTTTATTTGTAATAAGTGTTATTCCTATGTTTATAATGTGGTTTAAAAATATGCTTTTTACAGGAGATGATATCAAATGGTTTATGATACTAGGTGGATACTTATCAAAAGAGAAAAAACCAATTCCTGCAGGTAAATTTAATGCTGGTCAAAAAATGTGGTTTTGGGTATGTACAATAGGTGGAGTTGCAATGATTTATACAGGCGTTACTATTTATGTAAATGACTTAAATATAGCAGTTTTAACAATGTTTGGTTTAACAAAAATTGAAATGCTAAGATTATGTATTATCGTACACAATGTTGTTGGTATGGCAATGACAGCTTTATTTTTCACTCATGTTTATATGTCTATGTTTGCTATTAAAGGTGCAATTCATAGTATTATAAATGGATATAAAGAAGAAGAGGAAGTAGAAATACTACATAGTACTTATTATAAAGAGTTAAATAAAACTAAATAA
- a CDS encoding ferritin-like domain-containing protein: protein MDYFKTLEEILLTSEPKDKIEKFRKFYNNFLNNNFIFNDSYEPYTLEKPSYYSFLEIVKPTNLPPIKNFKSIEGKKYLVHTILHIEYSAIDLALDAAVRYKNMPIGFYKDWLEVADDEIRHFLMLEKLLHEVGGVYGDFPVHKNLFEAMEATPEFLRRMAAVPRYLEANGLDQNPKIMEKLNSNRDPFNNKLIEVLKIILEEEVDHVKKGDTWFKYECDRLNLEPESNYLKIIEEVFPGSTTRKMDLNFAARKEAGFSCNELKKLSKKEDCN, encoded by the coding sequence ATGGATTATTTTAAAACACTTGAAGAAATTTTATTAACAAGTGAACCAAAAGATAAAATTGAAAAATTTAGAAAGTTTTATAATAATTTTTTAAATAATAATTTTATATTTAATGATTCTTATGAACCTTATACTTTAGAAAAACCTTCATATTATTCATTTTTGGAAATTGTGAAACCAACAAATTTACCTCCTATAAAGAATTTTAAGTCAATAGAAGGTAAAAAATACTTAGTTCATACTATTTTACATATCGAGTATTCAGCTATTGATTTAGCTTTAGATGCAGCTGTAAGATATAAAAATATGCCTATTGGATTTTATAAAGATTGGTTAGAAGTTGCAGATGATGAAATAAGACATTTTTTAATGCTTGAAAAGTTGTTACATGAAGTTGGAGGAGTTTACGGTGATTTCCCTGTTCATAAAAATCTTTTTGAAGCAATGGAAGCAACACCTGAATTTTTAAGAAGAATGGCAGCAGTTCCAAGATATCTTGAAGCAAATGGTCTTGATCAAAATCCTAAAATTATGGAAAAATTAAATTCAAATAGAGATCCTTTTAATAATAAATTAATAGAGGTTTTAAAAATCATATTAGAAGAAGAAGTTGACCATGTAAAAAAAGGCGATACTTGGTTTAAATATGAATGCGATAGATTAAACTTAGAACCTGAATCTAATTATTTAAAAATTATTGAAGAAGTTTTTCCAGGATCAACCACTAGAAAAATGGATTTAAATTTTGCAGCTAGAAAAGAAGCTGGTTTTTCTTGTAATGAGTTAAAAAAATTATCTAAAAAAGAGGATTGCAACTAA
- the ccsA gene encoding cytochrome c biogenesis protein CcsA, translating into MKITNVLFNFKTTIILLAILAIGAGYATFIENDFGTSSARVLVYNNIWYETILTLTIVNLIGMMIKFKMWKSKPKFIFHSAFVVILIGAAITRYVGYEGIMQIAEGTTENKMLSLDPYLQVTIKDGDKVYYQDYQKEFTSLYPQVNNFSHKIDFDGKSLGLDYKDYVYVQQNGGKMGLTTVVVSLNGEKQEVRLPGMRGQAPIPRELKFGNIDVTISYGSKIVELPFSIKLNDFQLDRYPGSMSPSSYASEVTVIEENGNSYDYRIFMNRTLSEGNFLFFQSSYFPDETGTVLSVNNDPGKWPTYLGYFLLTLGLVMNFFDKKSRFRKLTKFVAEKNIASIAIALTLAFASTSLKAEDVNVNNTVKSPVEYLNKLKDESLKTSENFGKLVVQSNGGRMKPLSTLNREIIQKLSGKASLLGMTSDQLILGMLSTPDIWKDVKMIKIQTPKLKKFLGVDVNEKYIAFSEVFKDGNYLLADEAEKALQTKPIERGTYERDIIKIDERLNIMYSVFNGSLFNIYPQVATKEDNSKWYNPLDAIQEFTGQNKTAIETITRGLINSIVESKWEDADNFISMISMYQKKVGADVMLSDSKIEGEIFFNNLDIFFKLTLAYILLGLIMLIVAFIVIFKPDFKAKKITTIFFIALATLFSLHTFGMGYRWVLSGHAPWSNIYETLVYISWSAVFAGVIFFRKSLLALSAAVIIAGIFMFTAHLTDVDPQITNLVPVLKSYWLTIHVSILTASYGFFGLGAILGFLTLVMFIFRKDRPHVDEIIKHVTAITEIALIIGLTAITIGNFLGGVWANESWGRYWGWDPKETWAYVSIVVYAIIIHLRFVKALNTPYVFASAALLGFASILMTYLGVNFYLSGMHSYATGDPVPIPMWAYYTVTIVFVTILLAYRNRNLKETL; encoded by the coding sequence TTGAAGATTACGAATGTCTTATTCAATTTTAAGACAACAATTATTTTACTTGCTATATTAGCAATAGGAGCAGGATATGCCACATTTATAGAAAATGATTTTGGTACATCATCAGCTAGAGTTTTAGTTTATAATAATATTTGGTATGAAACAATTCTTACTTTAACCATAGTAAATTTAATTGGAATGATGATTAAATTTAAAATGTGGAAAAGTAAGCCTAAATTTATATTTCATTCAGCATTTGTAGTTATTTTAATTGGTGCTGCAATTACAAGATATGTTGGATACGAAGGTATTATGCAAATTGCTGAAGGAACAACAGAAAATAAAATGCTTTCTTTAGACCCATATTTACAAGTAACAATCAAAGATGGTGACAAAGTTTATTATCAAGATTATCAAAAAGAATTTACATCTTTATATCCTCAAGTAAACAATTTTTCACATAAAATAGATTTTGATGGTAAATCTTTAGGACTTGATTATAAAGACTATGTGTATGTGCAACAAAATGGTGGAAAAATGGGATTAACAACTGTAGTAGTTAGTCTAAATGGTGAAAAACAAGAAGTAAGACTACCAGGGATGAGAGGTCAAGCTCCAATTCCAAGAGAATTAAAATTTGGAAATATAGATGTAACAATCAGCTATGGTTCAAAAATTGTTGAATTACCTTTCTCTATTAAGTTAAATGATTTCCAACTTGATAGATATCCAGGAAGTATGTCTCCTTCTTCATATGCATCAGAAGTTACAGTTATTGAAGAAAATGGTAATTCTTATGATTATAGAATTTTTATGAATAGAACATTAAGCGAAGGAAATTTCTTATTTTTCCAAAGTTCATATTTCCCTGATGAAACAGGAACTGTTTTATCAGTAAATAATGACCCGGGAAAATGGCCTACTTATTTAGGATATTTCTTATTAACTCTAGGACTTGTTATGAATTTCTTTGATAAAAAATCTAGATTTAGAAAATTAACTAAATTTGTTGCAGAAAAAAACATAGCTTCGATTGCTATTGCTTTAACATTAGCTTTTGCATCAACTTCACTAAAAGCTGAAGATGTAAATGTTAATAACACTGTAAAATCACCCGTTGAATACTTAAATAAACTAAAAGATGAATCTCTAAAAACTTCTGAAAATTTTGGAAAACTTGTTGTTCAAAGTAATGGTGGAAGAATGAAACCACTTTCTACTTTAAATAGAGAAATTATTCAAAAATTAAGTGGTAAAGCTTCATTATTAGGAATGACATCTGATCAATTAATTTTAGGAATGTTATCTACTCCTGATATTTGGAAAGATGTTAAAATGATTAAAATCCAAACTCCTAAATTAAAAAAGTTTTTAGGTGTTGATGTAAATGAAAAATATATAGCTTTTTCAGAAGTTTTTAAAGATGGTAATTATTTATTAGCTGATGAAGCTGAAAAAGCTTTACAAACTAAACCAATAGAAAGAGGTACTTACGAAAGAGATATTATTAAAATTGATGAAAGATTAAATATTATGTATTCTGTATTTAATGGATCATTATTTAATATTTATCCACAAGTAGCAACTAAAGAAGATAATAGCAAATGGTACAATCCACTTGATGCTATACAAGAATTTACAGGACAAAATAAAACTGCAATTGAAACAATCACAAGAGGATTAATAAACTCTATTGTAGAAAGTAAATGGGAAGATGCAGATAATTTTATCTCTATGATTTCAATGTATCAGAAAAAAGTTGGAGCAGATGTTATGTTATCTGATTCAAAAATTGAAGGTGAAATATTTTTCAATAATTTAGATATTTTCTTTAAATTAACACTTGCATATATTTTACTTGGTTTAATTATGTTAATTGTTGCATTTATAGTAATCTTTAAACCAGATTTCAAAGCTAAAAAAATCACAACTATATTTTTCATAGCTCTTGCAACTCTATTCTCATTACATACATTTGGTATGGGTTATAGATGGGTTTTATCAGGGCATGCACCTTGGTCAAATATTTATGAAACATTAGTTTATATTTCATGGTCTGCTGTATTTGCAGGGGTAATTTTCTTTAGAAAATCTTTACTTGCATTAAGTGCTGCTGTTATAATTGCTGGTATTTTTATGTTTACAGCTCACTTAACAGATGTTGATCCACAAATTACAAACTTAGTACCTGTTCTTAAATCATACTGGCTAACTATTCACGTTTCGATTTTAACAGCATCTTATGGGTTCTTTGGGCTTGGAGCTATATTAGGGTTCTTAACATTAGTTATGTTTATATTTAGAAAAGATAGACCACATGTTGATGAAATTATTAAGCATGTAACTGCTATTACTGAAATTGCATTAATTATAGGATTAACTGCTATTACTATTGGAAACTTTCTTGGTGGAGTTTGGGCAAATGAGTCGTGGGGAAGATACTGGGGATGGGATCCAAAAGAGACATGGGCTTATGTGTCAATTGTAGTTTATGCAATTATTATACACCTAAGATTTGTTAAAGCTCTTAATACTCCATATGTATTTGCAAGTGCTGCATTATTAGGGTTTGCTTCAATCTTAATGACTTACTTAGGAGTAAACTTCTATTTATCAGGAATGCATTCATATGCAACAGGAGACCCTGTTCCAATTCCTATGTGGGCATACTATACTGTAACTATTGTTTTCGTTACAATTTTATTAGCTTATAGAAATAGAAACCTAAAAGAAACATTATAA
- a CDS encoding GGDEF domain-containing protein, with protein MNLSCEKIISENEKLKLTDLEKSCLNIYEYLKLHHHVNFLSIDIRKNDLIENIFAHNNGDIKYFTNTLSFKENTFTDIIFNFLSETIENFEIIKNDLKTINMALQIFSQSLFNKYMEKILKETSLVDHLTGSYNRSYLDNYAHNLLSISNREQKKIAFVKVGIDQFKAVIDEFDYEVGDKVLKSLANTLKATIRDSDLVVKISNDEFLVILLNIINESNAIIISEKLIDNFSKEKIIVNNETKQALMKTICSGISIYPDNATSIEEIIKKSDIALYEAKNRGRSQVYLFNEDDTNKIDFF; from the coding sequence ATGAATTTATCTTGTGAGAAAATTATAAGCGAAAATGAAAAATTAAAATTAACAGATTTAGAAAAAAGTTGTTTAAATATATATGAATATCTAAAATTACATCACCATGTTAATTTTTTATCTATTGATATTAGAAAAAATGATTTAATTGAAAATATTTTTGCACATAATAATGGAGATATTAAATATTTTACAAATACCTTGTCTTTTAAAGAAAATACTTTTACTGATATTATTTTTAACTTTTTATCAGAAACAATAGAAAATTTTGAAATCATAAAAAATGATCTAAAAACAATAAACATGGCACTACAAATTTTTTCTCAGTCATTATTTAATAAATATATGGAAAAAATATTAAAAGAAACATCTTTAGTTGATCATTTAACAGGTTCTTATAATAGAAGCTATTTGGATAATTATGCTCACAATTTATTGAGTATTTCAAATAGAGAACAAAAGAAAATCGCTTTTGTAAAAGTAGGAATAGATCAATTTAAAGCAGTTATTGATGAATTTGATTATGAAGTTGGTGATAAGGTTTTAAAATCACTTGCAAATACATTAAAAGCAACCATAAGAGATTCTGATCTTGTGGTCAAAATATCAAATGATGAGTTTTTAGTTATTTTATTGAATATCATTAATGAAAGTAATGCTATAATAATTTCAGAAAAATTAATTGACAATTTTAGTAAAGAAAAAATTATAGTAAACAACGAGACTAAACAGGCCTTAATGAAAACTATATGTAGTGGGATTTCTATATATCCAGATAATGCAACAAGTATTGAAGAAATTATTAAAAAATCTGATATAGCATTATATGAAGCAAAAAATAGAGGTAGAAGTCAGGTATATTTATTTAATGAAGATGATACAAACAAAATAGATTTCTTTTAG
- the trpB gene encoding tryptophan synthase subunit beta — MTNSYLESHPDINGYFGKFGGSFIPPILEKPFVDITKAYLELKNSPKFIEELKYVRKHYQGRPTPISYAKNLTEFCGGAKIYLKREDLNHTGAHKLNHCMAEVILAKYLGKKKVIAETGAGQHGVALATAAAYFGLECEIHMGEVDIKKEHPNVVRMKILGAKVVPATHGLKTLKEAVDSAFEAYLADTKNSIYCIGSVVGPHPFPMMVRDFQSIIGLEAREQFLEHENKLPDVVTACVGGGSNAMGIFAGFIDDKQVELYGVEPMGKGDKIGEHSASLTYGEEGIMHGFNSIMLKDDKGEPAPVHSIGSGIDYPSVGPEHAFLKESGRTKVGLCNDNEAVDAFYKLSQLEGIIPALESAHAVAFAIKLARTLPKDKTILVNLSGRGDKDIDFVIENYPIPNAKF, encoded by the coding sequence ATGACAAACTCTTATTTAGAATCTCATCCAGATATTAATGGATATTTTGGAAAATTTGGAGGTTCTTTTATTCCTCCTATTTTAGAAAAACCTTTTGTTGATATTACAAAAGCCTATCTTGAATTAAAAAACTCTCCTAAATTTATTGAAGAGTTAAAATATGTTAGAAAACATTATCAAGGACGACCTACTCCTATTTCATATGCTAAGAATCTTACAGAGTTTTGTGGTGGTGCAAAAATTTATCTAAAAAGAGAAGATTTAAATCATACAGGCGCTCATAAATTAAATCACTGTATGGCTGAAGTTATTCTTGCTAAATATCTAGGAAAGAAAAAAGTTATAGCTGAAACTGGAGCTGGACAACATGGAGTTGCACTTGCAACTGCTGCTGCTTACTTTGGATTAGAGTGTGAAATTCACATGGGTGAAGTTGATATAAAAAAAGAGCATCCAAATGTTGTAAGAATGAAAATTCTAGGAGCAAAAGTAGTTCCTGCAACTCATGGTCTTAAAACACTAAAAGAAGCTGTTGATTCAGCTTTTGAAGCTTATTTAGCTGACACTAAAAATTCTATTTATTGTATTGGTTCTGTTGTTGGTCCTCATCCATTTCCTATGATGGTAAGAGATTTTCAAAGTATAATTGGACTTGAAGCAAGGGAGCAGTTTTTAGAACATGAAAATAAGCTTCCTGATGTAGTAACTGCATGTGTGGGAGGTGGAAGTAACGCTATGGGAATATTTGCAGGTTTTATTGATGATAAGCAAGTTGAGCTTTATGGAGTTGAACCTATGGGGAAAGGTGATAAAATTGGTGAACATTCTGCATCTTTAACATATGGAGAAGAAGGAATTATGCATGGCTTTAATTCTATTATGTTAAAAGATGATAAAGGTGAACCAGCACCCGTGCATTCAATTGGAAGTGGAATTGATTATCCAAGCGTTGGACCTGAACATGCATTTTTAAAAGAGAGTGGTAGAACAAAAGTTGGACTTTGTAATGATAATGAAGCTGTTGATGCTTTTTATAAGCTATCACAATTAGAAGGTATAATTCCTGCTTTAGAATCAGCCCATGCAGTTGCTTTTGCTATAAAATTAGCAAGAACCCTTCCAAAAGATAAAACAATCTTAGTTAACCTAAGTGGTCGTGGGGATAAGGATATTGATTTTGTAATAGAAAACTACCCTATTCCTAACGCTAAATTCTAA
- the cmoB gene encoding tRNA 5-methoxyuridine(34)/uridine 5-oxyacetic acid(34) synthase CmoB: protein MNLETLQNKKNDCRTWKNVEPWYTQLKEACKIEKSNLDIDYGDWFSVGKKEDLTQEEYELIIQTAKKLIPWRKGPFKVFDLEIDSEWQSNIKYNLIRPFFNLKDKVVADIGCNNGYYMFRMLEDKPKRLVGFDPSPLTLHQFEFINHFVKSDIVYEMLGVEHLEYYNHKFDFIFMLGVLYHRPDPVGTLKSLARGLNSKGEILIDTFMIDGEEELCLTPNKRYSKIPNIYFIPTIPALKNWLERAGFEDIEVLATTVTTSEEQRKTLWSFDQSLEDFLAPNDKTKTVEGYPAPKRVYVKARKIL, encoded by the coding sequence ATGAATTTAGAAACATTACAAAATAAAAAAAATGATTGTCGAACATGGAAAAATGTTGAGCCTTGGTATACTCAATTGAAAGAGGCTTGTAAAATTGAAAAAAGCAATTTAGATATTGATTATGGTGACTGGTTTAGTGTAGGGAAAAAAGAGGATTTAACACAAGAAGAATATGAGCTCATTATTCAAACTGCAAAAAAACTAATACCTTGGAGAAAAGGACCTTTTAAAGTATTTGACTTAGAAATAGATAGTGAATGGCAAAGTAATATTAAATATAATTTAATAAGACCATTTTTCAATTTAAAAGATAAAGTTGTAGCTGATATTGGATGTAATAATGGTTATTATATGTTTAGAATGCTTGAAGATAAACCAAAAAGATTAGTTGGTTTTGATCCATCACCTTTAACATTACATCAATTTGAGTTTATTAATCATTTTGTAAAATCAGATATTGTTTATGAAATGTTAGGTGTTGAGCACTTAGAGTATTATAATCATAAGTTTGATTTTATCTTTATGTTAGGTGTTTTATATCATAGACCAGATCCTGTTGGAACTTTGAAATCATTAGCTCGTGGATTAAATAGTAAGGGTGAAATTTTAATTGATACTTTTATGATAGATGGAGAAGAAGAGTTATGTTTAACTCCTAATAAAAGATATTCAAAAATCCCAAATATCTATTTTATACCAACAATTCCAGCTTTAAAGAATTGGCTTGAAAGAGCAGGGTTTGAAGATATTGAAGTTTTAGCAACTACAGTTACTACTTCAGAAGAACAAAGAAAAACACTATGGTCTTTTGATCAAAGTTTAGAAGACTTTTTAGCTCCTAATGATAAAACAAAAACAGTAGAAGGTTATCCAGCACCCAAAAGAGTTTATGTAAAAGCTAGAAAAATTTTATAA
- a CDS encoding MBL fold metallo-hydrolase encodes MDIKVQAMGDYQTNCYIVTIDNKDIIIDPGVNALRWISSKVTNPIAILNTHGHFDHVWSNQEVKDKYNIKIYTPKDDNFMLEKDPYGLGMPPSTADFLIKPDEEIELEGIKIKFHHFPGHTPGCSAIQINEHLFTGDFIFKGTIGRFDFPNSDAKLMKQSINKILKWTKDFHIYPGHGDKTTLKSEIQTLKQWERHI; translated from the coding sequence ATGGATATAAAAGTACAAGCAATGGGTGACTACCAAACAAATTGTTATATTGTAACAATTGATAATAAAGATATTATCATTGATCCAGGAGTAAATGCTCTTAGATGGATTTCATCAAAAGTAACAAATCCAATTGCAATATTAAATACTCATGGACATTTTGATCATGTATGGTCAAATCAAGAAGTAAAAGATAAATATAATATAAAAATATACACTCCAAAAGATGATAATTTCATGTTAGAAAAAGATCCTTATGGACTTGGAATGCCTCCATCAACTGCAGATTTTTTAATAAAGCCTGATGAAGAAATTGAACTTGAAGGAATAAAAATCAAATTCCATCATTTCCCGGGTCATACACCTGGATGTTCAGCAATTCAAATAAATGAACATCTTTTTACAGGTGACTTCATTTTTAAAGGAACTATTGGAAGATTTGATTTTCCAAATTCAGATGCAAAATTAATGAAACAAAGCATAAATAAAATATTAAAATGGACAAAAGATTTTCATATTTACCCAGGACATGGGGATAAAACTACATTAAAAAGTGAAATCCAAACACTAAAACAATGGGAAAGACATATTTAA